The genomic DNA CCATTAAAATTGGAAATCATATTGATTAAAAGTACAGCATATTTTCTTGAACTGTATCTCAATCTGTTTAGTGAGTAAGCTCCCTGAAAGGCTATTATCATTCCAAAAATAGTTGAATATATTGAAAGTTCCAATGAGTTTCTTATTGCCTGTCCTAAAAAATTACTTCTAAACACAACTGCATAGTTATTAAGTGTAGGTATTCCACCTATTGCAAAAAAGCTTCCTGCTACAACATTTATAAATGGCAGCACTTCAAACATTATCATAAGAATGAAAAAAGGAAGAAGTATCAGCATTGCTTTCCTTTTCTCACTATTTCCCCAGGTTTTATTCATCTAACGACACCATCCTTTTGGATCTCTCTATTCCTAAACCTTTACAACATAAAGGTGCAATTTTTCTCTGAGATACAGTTTCTTCCAATCCACTTTCCATCACTATATCTCCAACTATCCACATGGGAACTTCACTTTCTACACTATCTGTTCCACCATGCAAGCCATTCTCATTCATTCCATGATCAGCAGTAACTATTATCTGATAACCTTCTTCTATCCAGGTAGGCATATATTTAGAGATAATATCTGAGACCTTCATTGCTGAATATATATACTCTTTAGAATTTCCACCAAACTTATGCCCTGCATAATCTACATTCATTGAATGGATCAATAGAAAATCAGAATTATATCTCTTTCTTATTATCTCTCCCTGTGCAAACACATGTGAATCTGGATAATTGTCTTCCCAATAAAATCTTCCATAATTTATATTCCCATCTATGTTTTCCACTTCCATAGCAGCTATTGGATCAAAACCTCCTGAATTATAAAGTTCTTCAATCCAATAATATGCTGCTGCTCCTGTTGTTTTTCCATTTTTTATTGCAAGTGAAAATATGCTTTCCTCTTTAGATTTTCTTTTTATCTCATTGTTCACAATTCCACTTTCTATAGGAGAGACCCCTGTAAGAATCTCTTCATACAAGGGTCTTGATAAACTGGGATATCCACTTTTTACTCTATAGCAACTGGACTTTTTTTCATAACATAAGGCTTCAAGATATCCCATATATCTTTTCATTTCATAACTCAGTCCATCTATCACAACAAGTATCACTTTATTTATCTGATTATTTAACATTTACAAGAACCTTTTCCTGCCACATTTCTGGTAATCCTTTAGAGCTGTCATTCCAAGCCTGATGATCAGTTACAGGTTTTGCATTTTTATACTCTTCATCTGGAAGAAGCTTACTTGCTACATCAGCTGGAAGAGCTACTTTTCTTATTGGTTTTGCATAACCTCTTGCAAGATTTACCTGTCCATCATCACTTAGAATATACTCTCTAGCTGCCATTGCTGCATATGGATGTTTTGCATATTTATTAATTATTGTAGAGTATCCACTGATTAGAGATCCATCTGCTGGGATAAGTACTTCAAATCTGTTTTTATCAATTGCATCTCTATAGTTTAAAGCATTGAAGTCCCATAGGATTCCTACCTGAATTTCACCTTTTTCAAGATTTTGTATTCCTGAATCTAGAAGTCCTAATCTACCTTGTTTAGCTATATCTGCATAAAGATCTAAAGCTGGTTGAAGGTTTTTTTCATTTCCACCTAATGCAAGTGCTGCAGCAAGTATTCCACTATTTGCCTGAGCTGCAATTCCAACTTCTCCAGGGTTTACCATATATTTACCATGTCTTAAATCTTCCCATGTTCTTGGTATCTGATCTTCTGGCACCTGAGTCTTATCTACTATAAATGCAATTGTTCCAGTATATCCCAATACCCATTTTCCATCTTTATCCTTTGCCCAGTCAGGAACATCATTCCAGTGACTTGTCTTATAAGGTAACACAACATCTTTTGCTACTGCTACTGGTGTAAATCCAACTCCAATATCTCCAATATCTGCTGAAGCATTCTTTCCTTCATTTTCAAATTTTGCTATCTCCTGAGCACTACTCATATCTGTGTCAGCATGGTCAATTCCATATTTAGTTTTTAAATCATCCCAAGTTCCTTTCCAGTTTGCCCATGTATCTGGCATTCCTACTGAATCAACTCTTCCCTCTTTTTTAGCAGCATCAAATATCTGTTCCACTGACATTGAGTTTATCTTTTCTGCTGTAAGTTCCTCATCTTTTTTATCTCCACTACCACAACCAACAAATAAGGCCGCCATCATCATTCCCGCAATCAATGTTTTTTTCATTTTATCTCTCCTTTTTTTCTATATCTTTAATTTCCTTAGTGTAATTATATTAAGATAGAGTAAAGAGAGTATTAATTTGAAGTTAAAGGCAGGTTAATTATTTTTTTACACAATTTTTACAGCTGTTTATAAAGCTCTAATTATTATCTGTAAATCAGTGTAAACATAAGTGATAATGAAATTAAAAAGGACTGATTTCTGATAATGTAGAAATCAATCCTTCTCAATTCATATTAATCTTTTCTTATTCTAAATACAGTTTTTTATTTCATCATATTTTTCTAAACTGCAGTAAGGCATCATATCTATTTTTCCTTCACGCTCCAGTTCCTGTACAAATATAGACTTATTACCTATCTCAATTATTAAATACACATAATTTTTAGTTCTTGTAAGTGCTACATAAAATAAACGTCTTTCTTCACTATATGGAAATAAATCAGGTTCAGCTAAAACATATTCAAGGAGTGAATCATCTGACATACATGATGGAAATCCCATTTCATTTTCTGAGTTAAAGTTATTTATAATTATAACTTCATCTGCTTCCAGTCCTTTAGATGAATGGACAGTGTGGAAATTCAAATGAAGATTTGGATGACGATGATGAAAATAATATTCCACCTTTTTAATTGGTTTTCCTCTCTTTCCAATTACATGTTTCTTTTCCAGTCCAATTCTATCAACAAGTTTGTCTATATCCATATTATATCTTCCAAGCAACATGATTTCAGCTTTTGCACCATTTTTATATCTCTTGCTGATATCATCCATCATCTTACCGAAAGCTGCTGCTAAGTGTCCATATTGAGGTTTAATACCTGCTTCTTCTCCATCTGTATTTTTAAAATATAAATTCATGCCCACAATTGGAGTTGTTTCATAAAAGATTCCTTTTACAGCTGCCTCTCCCAGCCTTTTTACAGATTTCAAGCTCTTTTTTATTTGATTTTTATTTTTCATTATAAAACTACTCGCTATATCTATCAATTCCTGGCTATTTCTGTAAGTTTTTTCAATTTTAAGAAGATGGCTTTTTCCAAAATATTTTTCAAAATTTGTAATAAGTGATATATCACCACCACTAAATCTATATATTGATTGCCAGTCGTCACCAACAGCCATAACCTTGATATTTTTATCTTTCTTTATAAGCTCCTTCAAAATATTATACTTAGAAATTGATGTATCTTGAAATTCATCTACTATTATGTACTCAAAGAAAGTAGGTACATTTTTTATCTCTTTACTGGCTTTACCTAACATATCTGCAAAATCCATCTTATCGTTATCCAATAGATACTTTTCATAAAGATTGTAGTAATATCTAAATATTTTGAAAAAAAGATTTTCTCTTTCAATTCTAAGTGGATGGGCTGATTGTGTTACAAATTTATCCAGTTCACTTAACTCATATCCATTTGATTTAAATAGTGATAAAAATGTATTCAGAAGCCGAATGAATACTGTTCCCTTACTTCCACTTTCAGCAAAAGCTTCTTCTACAGCCTGAACGACGAACTTTTCATCTACTGGTTGAAAATTAACATTATGCTCTTTCAACTTTCTTTCCAGATTTTTAAGAAGAACTCCTTCTGAATTTTCCCAAGAATAAGTTTCAATCATTACTGTATTATTTTTTCTATGAAGAGCCCTCTTCCACTCTATCCCTTCTATATAACGATTTTCCTCTTCAAATGAGTACTGAGGTGCTTTTCCCTCTTTATTTATACCAAAATGCTCTAAGTATATTCCATAATCTACAAGATAAAAATCAGGAGTATACTGTCTGAAGATCTTAGTCCCAGTTTTTTGTTCATAATTTGCTTCATACTCATATCTGATTCCATTTAGAAATAAATAGTTAGCAATCATTAACTCTTCACGACTTTTTACACTTTCCTTTTTCAATGTAGAAAGTTCTTCTGATAATTGATCTATCTTAGCTACAAGTTTTTCAAACTCTAGAGTATCCTCATATCCTTCCAGCCATCTTTCCTTTTTCAACTTCTCCAATTCTTCCAATTCATTT from Fusobacterium sp. DD2 includes the following:
- a CDS encoding alkaline phosphatase family protein, with translation MLNNQINKVILVVIDGLSYEMKRYMGYLEALCYEKKSSCYRVKSGYPSLSRPLYEEILTGVSPIESGIVNNEIKRKSKEESIFSLAIKNGKTTGAAAYYWIEELYNSGGFDPIAAMEVENIDGNINYGRFYWEDNYPDSHVFAQGEIIRKRYNSDFLLIHSMNVDYAGHKFGGNSKEYIYSAMKVSDIISKYMPTWIEEGYQIIVTADHGMNENGLHGGTDSVESEVPMWIVGDIVMESGLEETVSQRKIAPLCCKGLGIERSKRMVSLDE
- a CDS encoding UvrD-helicase domain-containing protein, producing MFGIFLIVVGMGAVILGLALFIGLSSTEENKEEEKQDTIEEIRDNEIEKLLDEIDKEKKDKVLTSEELQFLDLLSEFNNLIIESLKRDVEKGRFIRKKIYYQLKEQGDKIVKSIPATLNSPVIDEFKEHYQKYFQKDIYNEINKEYIKNELIKSETLLNNIDGKALDEQQKMAVVIDDDAVVIAGAGSGKTLTIAAKVAYLVKVKKVDPQQILLVTYTKKAAEEMKERIVEKMGINAKISTFHAYGKSILDTVNDVKKAVLEESQVKTALKKLLKEDIIKQTELFSDFFYFCDVFLYNDKTIEVLENEMSSIADLNYMIQLAEENKNNPIAFENCINNIEAALRNSHLKVKVDKNNNIRIINTTEFRVSDSLKNYIVGNRSRTVRNELEELEKLKKERWLEGYEDTLEFEKLVAKIDQLSEELSTLKKESVKSREELMIANYLFLNGIRYEYEANYEQKTGTKIFRQYTPDFYLVDYGIYLEHFGINKEGKAPQYSFEEENRYIEGIEWKRALHRKNNTVMIETYSWENSEGVLLKNLERKLKEHNVNFQPVDEKFVVQAVEEAFAESGSKGTVFIRLLNTFLSLFKSNGYELSELDKFVTQSAHPLRIERENLFFKIFRYYYNLYEKYLLDNDKMDFADMLGKASKEIKNVPTFFEYIIVDEFQDTSISKYNILKELIKKDKNIKVMAVGDDWQSIYRFSGGDISLITNFEKYFGKSHLLKIEKTYRNSQELIDIASSFIMKNKNQIKKSLKSVKRLGEAAVKGIFYETTPIVGMNLYFKNTDGEEAGIKPQYGHLAAAFGKMMDDISKRYKNGAKAEIMLLGRYNMDIDKLVDRIGLEKKHVIGKRGKPIKKVEYYFHHRHPNLHLNFHTVHSSKGLEADEVIIINNFNSENEMGFPSCMSDDSLLEYVLAEPDLFPYSEERRLFYVALTRTKNYVYLIIEIGNKSIFVQELEREGKIDMMPYCSLEKYDEIKNCI
- a CDS encoding ABC transporter substrate-binding protein, translating into MKKTLIAGMMMAALFVGCGSGDKKDEELTAEKINSMSVEQIFDAAKKEGRVDSVGMPDTWANWKGTWDDLKTKYGIDHADTDMSSAQEIAKFENEGKNASADIGDIGVGFTPVAVAKDVVLPYKTSHWNDVPDWAKDKDGKWVLGYTGTIAFIVDKTQVPEDQIPRTWEDLRHGKYMVNPGEVGIAAQANSGILAAALALGGNEKNLQPALDLYADIAKQGRLGLLDSGIQNLEKGEIQVGILWDFNALNYRDAIDKNRFEVLIPADGSLISGYSTIINKYAKHPYAAMAAREYILSDDGQVNLARGYAKPIRKVALPADVASKLLPDEEYKNAKPVTDHQAWNDSSKGLPEMWQEKVLVNVK